From Grus americana isolate bGruAme1 chromosome 22, bGruAme1.mat, whole genome shotgun sequence, the proteins below share one genomic window:
- the LOC129195347 gene encoding olfactory receptor 49-like, which produces MENQTMVRNFILVRFTAGRKLQIFIFVVLLVIYVSIIIGNLVIVTISIVDHGLHVPMYYFIWNFSLLEIAFTSSVIPKVLFNLASGEKTISVIGCFVQFFLYFIFGMTEFLLLAAMSFDRYVAICYPLCYSTIMSNRLCSLLVLGSWGLSFALLIGPSIVVFKLPFCNQNINRFFCDSAPLVKLSCTETPVLDLVNFSIAFFSLLGTLIITVLSYANIIFTILHISSASGRRKAFSTCASHLIVVFISYGSCIFMYVKPIHMGELDIIKGVAILNTVVSPLLNPFIFSLRNRQVQKALQKYFSMCSSYRTILSLMKSER; this is translated from the coding sequence ATGGAAAACCAAACCATGGTCAGGAATTTCATCCTTGTGCGTTTCACAGCTGGCAGGAAGTTACAGATCTTTATCTTTGTGGTTCTCCTCGTGATCTATGTCTCAATTATAATTGGAAACTTAGTGATTGTCACCATCAGCATCGTGGACCATGGGCTCCATGTGCCCATGTATTACTTTATTTGGAACTTTTCACTGTTGGAAATTGCTTTCACTTCCTCTGTCATTCCTAAGGTCTTGTTCAACCTAGCATCAGGAGAAAAGACAATTTCTGTGATTGGTTGctttgttcaattttttttatatttcatctTTGGCATGACAGAGTTTCTTCTCTTAGCAGCAATGTCATTTGACAGGTACGTAGCCATCTGCTACCCCTTGTGTTACTCTACCATAATGAGCAATAGGCTTTGTAGCTTATTAGTGCTTGGTTCATGGGGGCTGAGTTTTGCACTTCTAATTGGTCCATCAATTGTTGTCTTCAAGTTACCCTTTTGTAACCAAAACATTAACCGTTTCTTCTGTGACAGTGCGCCTTTGGTAAAACTTTCCTGCACAGAAACACCTGTTCTGGATCTTGTTAACTTCtcaatagcttttttttctcttctgggcACTCTCATTATCACAGTCCTATCTTACGCCAATATAATTTTCACTATATTGCACATTTCATCTGCTTCAGGGAGGCGGAAAGCCTTTTCTACTTGTGCATCTCACCTTATTGTTGTCTTCATCTCTTATGGGAGTTGCATTTTCATGTATGTTAAACCTATACACATGGGTGAGCTTGACATCATCAAGGGGGTAGCTATTCTCAATACAGTGGTATCTCCTCTGCTCAACCCATTCATCTTCAGTCTGAGGAACAGGCAGGTTCAAAAAgccttgcaaaaatatttctccatgtGCAGTTCTTACAGAACAATTCTGAGTCTGATGAAAAGTGAAAGGTAA